CAGCTTTTCTAATCCTACAATTACCGCGAGTAATTCCATGCGGTTATTTGTGGTGAGTCGATACCCTTGTGCAAATTCCTTAAATATTTGACGTCCGGCCCATTCCAACACCAAACCATATCCACCTGGTCCGGGATTTCCTTGTGCAGATCCATCGGTATATAAAATAACTTGAAAAGACTGACTCATTTATTATTTTTTAGCTAACAACTGTTCAATGACAATTGGAAAGTGTTTGTATTCTAAGGCTTGTACTGCTTTTGCAATATCTTCTGCTGTATAATGTGCTTCTACAGGAGTTGTTTCTTGTAAAATGATTGCTCCTTCGTCGTAATTTTCATTGACAAAGTGAATCGTAATTCCCGTTTCTGGTTCTTTATTTGCCAAAACAGCTTCGTGAACAAAGTGTCCATACATCCCTTTGCCGCCATATTTAGGTAATAAGGCTGGATGAATGTTAATCACTTGATTGTGATATTTTTTTACTAAATCCTCAGGGAACTTCCACAAGAAGCCCGCCAAAACGATTAAATCTGGCTCGAAAGTT
The window above is part of the Myroides odoratus DSM 2801 genome. Proteins encoded here:
- the purN gene encoding phosphoribosylglycinamide formyltransferase is translated as MKKIALFASGSGTNVENIINYFENNSIVNQYLVLVNNPHAKVIEKAEKRNVPVYIFDKNKLNNGELEEKLATFEPDLIVLAGFLWKFPEDLVKKYHNQVINIHPALLPKYGGKGMYGHFVHEAVLANKEPETGITIHFVNENYDEGAIILQETTPVEAHYTAEDIAKAVQALEYKHFPIVIEQLLAKK